One window from the genome of Streptomyces sp. NBC_00287 encodes:
- a CDS encoding glycosyltransferase family 2 protein: protein MSSVLRPAATGAVHSTAGAYRPVSSHLAIAPPVSVVIPAMNEAENLPYVFKTLPAWIHEVVLVDGNSTDNTVEVARSLWPDVKVVEQQGKGKGDALITGFEACSGDIIVMVDADGSADGQEIVSYVSALVSGADFAKGSRFANGGGTDDMTFIRKLGNWALCTIVNRKFGARYTDLCYGYNAFWRHCLDKIDLDCTGFEVETLMNIRVVKAGLKVQEIPSHEYLRIHGTSNLRAVRDGFRVLNVILRERSNRRALRRRAERSPMLDSVRGEVS, encoded by the coding sequence ATGAGCTCAGTTCTGCGCCCGGCGGCCACGGGTGCCGTGCATTCCACGGCGGGCGCATATCGACCCGTCTCCTCGCATCTGGCCATCGCGCCGCCGGTGAGCGTGGTGATCCCGGCCATGAACGAGGCGGAGAATCTTCCGTACGTCTTCAAGACCCTGCCGGCCTGGATCCACGAAGTGGTGCTGGTCGACGGCAACTCCACCGACAACACCGTCGAAGTGGCCCGTTCGCTGTGGCCGGACGTGAAGGTCGTGGAGCAGCAGGGCAAGGGCAAGGGGGATGCCCTGATCACCGGGTTCGAGGCGTGCAGCGGCGACATCATCGTGATGGTCGACGCGGACGGCTCCGCCGACGGTCAGGAGATCGTCAGCTATGTCTCGGCGCTCGTCTCGGGCGCCGACTTCGCCAAGGGGTCCCGCTTCGCCAACGGCGGCGGCACCGACGACATGACCTTCATCCGCAAGCTCGGCAACTGGGCGCTGTGCACGATCGTCAACCGCAAGTTCGGCGCCCGCTACACCGACCTGTGCTACGGCTACAACGCCTTCTGGCGGCACTGCCTGGACAAGATCGACCTCGACTGCACCGGCTTCGAGGTGGAGACCTTGATGAACATCCGGGTGGTCAAGGCGGGCCTGAAGGTGCAGGAGATACCCAGTCACGAGTACCTCCGTATCCACGGCACCAGCAATCTGCGTGCGGTGCGGGACGGGTTCCGGGTGCTCAACGTGATCCTCAGGGAACGCTCCAACCGGCGGGCGCTGCGCCGCCGCGCCGAGCGCTCCCCGATGCTCGACTCGGTCCGGGGAGAGGTGTCTTGA
- a CDS encoding glycosyltransferase yields MSGPDISVVICVYTEDRWEDILAAVASVRAQSHPALETLLVVDHNDLLRERLAKEYKEATDVRVLANAGPRGLSAGRNTGIAVSYGEVIAFLDDDAVAERDWLRHFAASYADPRVMAVGGRTEPIWASGRRPAWFPEEFDWVVGCTYRGLPPGLVRVRNVLGGNASFRRTAFDAAGGFATGIGRDGDKRPLGGEETELCIRLTRARPDAVLLIDDRAVIHHRVPEAREHFGYFRTRAYAEGLSKALVARSVGADKGLESERRYATRVLPAGVVRGLRDAVLARPGGAGRAGAIVAGVLTAAGGYVVGSVRARRGGVTYSVGAIEGGGDE; encoded by the coding sequence TTGAGCGGTCCCGACATCTCCGTCGTGATCTGCGTCTACACCGAGGACCGCTGGGAGGACATCCTCGCGGCGGTCGCCTCGGTGCGGGCGCAGTCCCACCCGGCGCTGGAGACGCTGCTGGTCGTCGACCACAACGATCTCCTCAGGGAGCGCCTGGCCAAGGAGTACAAGGAGGCCACGGATGTCCGGGTGCTCGCGAATGCGGGCCCCCGCGGACTGTCCGCGGGCCGCAACACCGGTATCGCCGTTTCCTACGGCGAGGTGATCGCGTTCCTCGACGACGACGCCGTGGCCGAGCGGGACTGGCTGCGGCACTTCGCGGCGTCGTACGCCGACCCGCGGGTGATGGCGGTCGGCGGCCGTACGGAGCCGATCTGGGCCTCGGGCCGCCGTCCGGCGTGGTTCCCGGAGGAGTTCGACTGGGTGGTCGGCTGCACCTACCGCGGTCTGCCGCCCGGCCTGGTCCGGGTCCGCAACGTCCTCGGGGGCAACGCCTCCTTCCGGCGTACGGCGTTCGACGCGGCGGGCGGCTTCGCCACCGGCATCGGGCGCGACGGCGACAAGCGGCCACTGGGCGGCGAGGAGACGGAGCTGTGCATCCGGCTCACCCGGGCCAGACCCGACGCGGTCCTGCTGATCGACGACCGTGCGGTGATCCACCACCGGGTACCGGAGGCGCGCGAGCACTTCGGGTACTTTCGCACCCGCGCTTACGCCGAGGGTCTGTCGAAGGCTCTGGTGGCCCGAAGTGTCGGTGCGGACAAGGGACTTGAGTCCGAGCGCCGGTACGCCACCCGGGTGCTGCCGGCCGGGGTGGTCCGCGGGCTGCGGGACGCGGTGCTGGCCCGGCCGGGAGGTGCGGGCCGGGCGGGTGCGATCGTCGCCGGGGTGCTCACCGCGGCCGGCGGGTATGTCGTCGGGAGTGTCCGGGCGCGCCGGGGCGGTGTGACGTACTCGGTGGGGGCGATCGAGGGGGGCGGGGATGAGTGA
- a CDS encoding polysaccharide deacetylase family protein: MSETGVPVLMYHAVSSEPNDATRTLSVTPEAFAEQMAVIADLGLTPVNTADLAASWRSGRPLPERPVLVTFDDGYEGVHRHALPLLAKHGFPATLFVSTGWLRGPYDTGGALDTMLDWDQVRELAAAGVEIGGHSHTHPQLDQLPDDRLRRELILCKEIVSDQLGTVPASFAYPYGYSSRRVREAVRETGYAQALAVGNGLARRKQGPYALRRVTVRRSTGAEEFQRLVEGRAITRTFARDLALTKGYAMVRRARQVRRKAIRTRV, translated from the coding sequence ATGAGTGAGACGGGCGTGCCGGTGCTCATGTACCACGCGGTGTCGTCCGAGCCGAACGACGCCACCCGCACCCTGTCGGTGACACCGGAGGCGTTCGCCGAGCAGATGGCGGTCATCGCCGACCTGGGCCTCACCCCGGTCAACACCGCAGATCTGGCGGCGAGTTGGCGCTCGGGCCGTCCCTTGCCCGAGCGCCCGGTCCTGGTCACCTTCGACGACGGCTACGAGGGCGTGCACCGGCACGCCCTGCCCTTGCTCGCCAAGCACGGCTTCCCGGCCACGCTGTTCGTCTCCACCGGCTGGCTGCGCGGCCCGTACGACACCGGCGGCGCCCTGGACACCATGCTGGACTGGGACCAGGTCCGCGAACTCGCCGCCGCCGGAGTGGAGATAGGCGGCCACAGCCACACCCACCCCCAGCTCGACCAGCTCCCGGACGACAGGCTGCGCCGGGAGCTGATCCTGTGCAAGGAGATCGTCTCGGACCAACTCGGCACGGTCCCCGCCTCGTTCGCCTATCCGTACGGCTACTCCAGCCGCCGGGTGCGCGAGGCGGTACGCGAGACGGGGTACGCGCAGGCGCTGGCCGTCGGCAACGGCCTCGCCCGCCGCAAGCAGGGGCCGTACGCGCTGCGCCGGGTCACCGTCCGGCGCAGCACCGGCGCCGAGGAGTTCCAGCGGCTGGTCGAGGGCCGCGCGATCACCCGTACGTTCGCCCGGGACCTCGCCCTCACCAAGGGGTACGCCATGGTCCGCAGAGCCCGACAGGTACGCCGGAAGGCCATCCGAACCCGTGTCTGA